The following nucleotide sequence is from uncultured Roseateles sp..
CGCGCTCGTCGAACACAAAGCAGCTGCCGTGGTAGTGGGCGCCGCCGGTGTCCTCGAAGTACTTCAGGATGCCGCCATCGAGCTGATACACCGGGCTGCCCAGGTTCTGCTCCTGCAGATAGATGGCCGCCTTTTCGCAGCGTATGCCGCCGGTGCAGTAGCTGACCACGGTCTTGCCGCGCAGCTCCTCGCGGTGGGCCTGCACGGCGGCGGGAAAGTCGCTGAATTTGTCTATGCGCCAGTCGATCGCGCCATCGAAGCCGCCGTAGTCCACCTCGAAGGCATTGCGTGTGTCCAGGGTCACCACCGGCCGGCCCTCGTCGTCATGACCCTGGGCCAGCCAGCGGGCCAGGTCCTTGGGCGCCAGGGCCGGGGCGCGAGCCTGCTGGTCGGGCCTGATGGTCGGGTGGTTCATGCGGATGATCTCGCGCTTGATCTTGACGAACAGGCGGCGGTAGGGGATCTCGCGTGACCAGCTTTCCTTCGGGCTCAGATCGGCCAGCCGCGGATCCTGCCGCAGATGTGCGAGGAACTGGCGCATCGCCAACGCCGGGCCGGCGATGAAGATATTGATGCCTTCCTCGGCCAGCAACACGGTGCCGCGTATGCCGAGCTCGGTGGCCAAGGCCTTGTAGCCGGCACCCAGGGCGGCGCAATCGGACAGACCCACAAACTTGTAGGTCGCGTAGTTCAGGATGGGGGTATCGGGGTTCTCTTGCACGGACACTATTGTAGGCAAGCGCCTCATAGTGGGCCTTGCGCCGAATCAGGGCGCTGGCTGGTTGCGCACCGGCACCGTGGCATTGCACAGATTGATATGGCCGGGGTTGTGTACGAACCATTCCTCGCGGCGATCGCGCCGGGCGGCCAGCAGCTGCTGCCACAGCGCCGTGTCGGTGCGCAGCACCTGCAGGGCCGGGCGATCGGCCTCGGGCAGGTCGGCCAGCAGCTTTGTGCCGCGTATGGCGGTGCGCTGCTCGGCCTTGTCGTAGAAACCCATGTTCGGGCCGCCGCGAGGCAGGCCCGACAGCAGCTCCATGCCCTTCAACACCCGGCCGACCAGGGTGATGTTCAGGTCCAGCCCGCGCGGGGCCTGGCCGATCACGACGTAGAGCTCGGCGCCAGTGCTGCTGTCTGGCGGGTTGTTGCGGCCGGCCCCGACCATGCCATAGCAATGGGCCAGCCAGGCGCGGCCTTTCTTCGGGTCTGCCGCCACCGGCATGCCATCGACAAAGCCGGTCACCGGTGCCCAGCCATCGGCGTCGGGGAGCTTGGTCAAGGGCAGGCCCTTCAAGGCAACATCGAACTCAGCCGGCACGTGCGTCGCGGCCGTGCCCAGTGGCTTGGCCCGCTCGGCGTTCTCGGCTTCCGGGTCGCCCCACTGGGTGACGAAGTTGTCCTGCACCCGCAGGATGGCCAGACCATCGAAATAGCGCTCCTTGGCCAAGGTGCGGATATTGGCGCTGTGCCTGGGCGCAAAGCGCGGCGCCAGTTCGATGATGACCTGGCCGCTGTCCAGCTGCATCAGCAAGGTGTTGCTGGGGTCCAGGCCACGCCAGTCCTGTGGCTTGGATTGTGCGATCAGCTCCGCCGCGCCCAGCCTCGGTTCAGGCTTTGCCGCCGCCGTCTTGGTCGCCGCTTGGGCGCCGATACTCCAGGCGCAGCAGAGCAGGGCGACAAGCAATCGGGCGGACTTGGCGTGCATGGGCGATCCTGG
It contains:
- a CDS encoding sulfurtransferase, whose amino-acid sequence is MQENPDTPILNYATYKFVGLSDCAALGAGYKALATELGIRGTVLLAEEGINIFIAGPALAMRQFLAHLRQDPRLADLSPKESWSREIPYRRLFVKIKREIIRMNHPTIRPDQQARAPALAPKDLARWLAQGHDDEGRPVVTLDTRNAFEVDYGGFDGAIDWRIDKFSDFPAAVQAHREELRGKTVVSYCTGGIRCEKAAIYLQEQNLGSPVYQLDGGILKYFEDTGGAHYHGSCFVFDEREALAPSLQPEPVGKPHPGYLQPPANAKA
- a CDS encoding peptidylprolyl isomerase: MHAKSARLLVALLCCAWSIGAQAATKTAAAKPEPRLGAAELIAQSKPQDWRGLDPSNTLLMQLDSGQVIIELAPRFAPRHSANIRTLAKERYFDGLAILRVQDNFVTQWGDPEAENAERAKPLGTAATHVPAEFDVALKGLPLTKLPDADGWAPVTGFVDGMPVAADPKKGRAWLAHCYGMVGAGRNNPPDSSTGAELYVVIGQAPRGLDLNITLVGRVLKGMELLSGLPRGGPNMGFYDKAEQRTAIRGTKLLADLPEADRPALQVLRTDTALWQQLLAARRDRREEWFVHNPGHINLCNATVPVRNQPAP